The Fervidobacterium pennivorans DNA segment TCGTCAACAAAGTACACTGGGTGAACATCCTCAAGAAGGATTTCTATCGTCTTACCTTCCTTCACCAACACGTCTTTAACAAAACTTGGAGCTGATACAACCCGCCAAGCATAAACTGTCTGTTCATATATAGCTCTCAAAGATTGTAATTCTAGAGAGTTAAGTGCAATCGTTCTGAAAACTTCTTTAGCATTTTGAATTTCTTCGGCATACGCATCAAGCTTTGACCTTGTAGCTGAATAAGAAAGGTTAAAGCCTACTTTGGACTCTATTGCTTTGATGAAAGCGTCGTAAGAATCATTTAGCAAAGTTTGTGAATCCAAGCCGTTTTCTCCAGCGATATTTATCAAGTTGCCCAGAAGTGTCTTAAGAGATGCCAAATCCTGTGTATTTATCTTGAATTTCTTTACGACTTCATCATCAAGCCTCTTAGCAAATTCTTCCACAACGTCCTTTAACGATGTGTTCTTTACTATTTCGACAAGCAAATCTTTATCTTTAAAGTCCTGAACGCGGTTTATCAGCAAATTAATACGCTCTTGCTTACTAAGAGGAACGGCAACTATGTCAGTTTCAGCTTGCTCATCTTGAATTTCGGAAAAGTACGCCTTAACTTTCACATAGAAATCTATGTTTTCTAAGTATTTTCCTATGGTGTTCTTAACAGTGGTATTGTAATTCTCACTTACCTCATTAGTCCCAGAATAAACAAAGTTGTATCTGCTCAAAATGTCTCTTATCGCGTTAATTTCCTCATCACTAAGAACTATTTCTGTCCCTGCCTTATATTTGTTAATCTCTGCCTTAACCATCTCGATATTCTTCACAACATCCTCTAAGAACTTTTCAAATGTTGATTTTTCGGTTTCGTCAGTAATTCTGTCAATTCCAAAGGTAGAAATCGTGTCTATTGTATCAGATAGTGATTCAAGTGAACCTACCAGACCTTCGACAAAAACATCTCTCCTAAAGAACGGATTAGCACCGGTTTTATAAAACAAAAAGACATTTTCAAAAAACTGCTCAGGGTTACTTGTATCAGCATTGAAATCACTTGGAATTGATACCTGCGAAAGGAAACTACTAAATTCCTCTTGAGATACTCCTTTTGAATACTTCGCACCCTTAAACGGAATCGTCAAGGTCCCTCTGTAAAACGGGTCATCGTTAACGTTTAAATTCAATCCTGCGCTCTTCTTTGCAATGAATGCTAAAGCTTCCCTTAAACTCAAGCCTTTCACGGTCGATACAGTTCCAGTTGAAGGAATAACCTTTACATCTCTACTAAATGCAAAGGACCTGGTAGTCCACTTCGGGGGCCACGAATTAACTTCCGACGGTAATTTAAAAGAAGTTACTATCATCCATGCAAACGGAGCTATCATGATAATTGAGCCAATCGCTAAAAGCACGTAAATTAAGAGCTTTTTCAATTCTTTCATATTCTGCTCCCCCTCATCGCGTCAACTAACGTATTCGACGACCTTGTCGCCGACTCTGTATTGGATGAATGTGAAGACCAGAATTACCAAGAATAACAGATATGCCGCCGCACTTGCGATACCCATCCTTTGTTGACGATAGAACAAATCGAAGACGTAATAAACCATCGTCATACCACTGTTTCCGTATGGTCCAGGTAATCCATCGTACAAAGTGAAGACCTCTTGGAAGACCTTGAACGCACCTATGACAGAAACTATCAACAGGAAGAATGTTGTTGGCGAGAGCAGTGGCCAAGTAATCTTCAAGAACTTTTGCATACTGTTCGCCCCATCAACTTCCGCAGCTTCATAATAGAACGTATCGATATTCTGTAAACCAGCCAAAAAAAATCATGGCATTGTATCCGACATGTCGCCATATTGAGACTATACTAACCGTTGGTATTGTCCATTTCGCATCTTTTAACCACTTTACGGGTTGTAAGCCCATAGAGACAAGTATGTAATTGAGTAACCCCACCTCATCGTTAAAAATCCATTTCCAGATAAGTGAGACTGCAACAACTGAGGTGACAAATGGTATGAAAAAAACCGTTCTGAAGAAAGCTTTGAACTTCTCTATACTGTTCAAAAGAAGTGCGATAAGCAGAGCCAGACTCAAACCAATAGGAACCGTGAGAATCACGTAGTAAGTAGTGTTCACTAAAGCTTTAAAGAACAAATTCTTCTCCGACGCATCGATGAGAAAATCAACAATTCCATAGCTTTGACCATTAACCCCCGCTGTGAATCTAAATTCAAAAAGAACATAAGTAACAAGCCATATGGCAAAGCCAAGCCATGCGTGGTCTGATAGCAACTTAGAACTAACTATCTTACCGCGCCAGACCCAAGTAAGAAGTCCAGCTGAGACTAAAAGAAAAATCAACAATTTACCCATATTAAGATCAGCCTTTGAAATTCCATAAGCAACAAGCAATATTCCATACACAGCAACGAAAATCACTTTTTTCCGGTCCAGTTTCCTTTTTCCCAACATCTCAGCTATAGTAAATATTACAAGTAACAACAGGACAGATAATAAAATGTAAAGTGCACTGTAAATCACCCCTTTGTAAAATGGGAACTTCACGGGATAATCGAATTTCAAAATCTCCTTGTAGTTGCCAAGTCCATAAAAGTATGGGTTCTTCATGTTCCTAAAGTCCCACTTAAAAAAGCTTAAGACAAAAGAAAAACCGATGGGCCAGAACGTGAAGATACTTAGCACTATCAGCGAGGGTAGTAAAAATAAATACGCTAACAAACTCTCCCTAACACGGCTTGGTTTCACACGCACCATCAAACTCCACCCCTCAAATATCTAAATTTAGCATTAGAGAATGTACGCAGCTGCGTTTTCGTCTTCCACTATACTTCCAAGCTTTTTGGTAACGTAATCTTTGTCTATGACTATCCTCTTTTCTACTTCAGGTGCTTCAAACATGATATCTTCCAAAAGCTTTTCAACTACCGTGTAAAGCCTTCTTGCTCCTATATTCTCCATCTTCTCGTTCAGTTTGTATGCTATCTTTGCAATCTCACTTATTGCATCGTCAGTAAAATCAAGCTCTACTCCTTCCGTATAAAGAAGCGCTTTATATTGTTTTAATAGAGCGTTTTCTGGCTCTGTGAGTATTCTTACGAAATCTTCTTCTTTGAGAGGTTCCAGTTCTACCCTTATCGGGAACCTACCCTGAAGTTCAGGAATCAAATCTGAAGGTTTGGACATATGAAACGCACCAGCACCTATGAAAAGAATGTAATCCGTTCTAACTGGTCCGTACCTTGTTGTAACAGTTGTTCCCTCAACAATTGGAAGTAAGTCTCTTTGAACCCCTTGCCTTGATACATCTGGTCCGTGCCCTTGGCCTGTTGCCGCTATCTTATCAAGTTCGTCGATGAATATGATTCCTCTTTCTTGCGCCAACGTGAGTGCTTTTTGAATGACCTCATCCATATCGATGAGTTTTTCGGATTCTATAGGGGTGAGTATTCTTCTTGCTTCTGAAATCTTCATTCTTCTCTTTTTCTTCTGCTTTGGTAGTATGTTTCCAAGAATCTGAGAAAAATCGATACCCATGTCCTCCATATCTGGCATGCCGATAAACCCAACACCTGGCTGGCTGACCTCAACGTCTATTTCTATTTCCATGTCTTCCAATTCACCGTTTCTAAGCTTTTCCCTTAATTCTGCTCGCTTTCTGCGAATATCAACTTCTTCCGGTTGTTCTTGCTGACCTTGGAATGCCGCTTGAAAACCGAATATATTTGCAAAGGGTATATTTTGTTTTTTACTCGGAACCAAAGCTTCCAATATCCGCTCCTCAACCAAATCTTTCACCTTTGGTTCAACTTCTTTTATCTTTTCCTGTTTGACCATATTAACAGCTATTTCGACCAAATCCCTTATCATTGAATCTACGTTCTTACCAACGTAACCAACTTCCGTGAACTTTGTCGCTTCGACTTTTAAAAACGGTGAACCAGATAATTGTGCTAACCTTCTTGCAATCTCTGTCTTACCAACACCTGTTGGTCCTATGAGCAAGATATTTTTTGGTATTACCTCCTTTCTCCATTCTTCAGGTAACTTTTGTCTTCTAATTCTGTTTCTTATTGCTATAGCAACTGCCTTTTTTGCTTCATACTGTCCTATGATGTACTTATCAAGTTCTGCAACAATTTGGCGGGGCGTCAGATTGTCAAAACTTGTCTGATTTGAAAAGTTGCTCATTGAAAGCACCTCCAATGATAGTGATTAAACATAAATGTTTTGTAGTTCAACTTCCAATTCCTCTTCAGGGGTTACATACGCAAGTGACCATTGACCTGAAATCATCTTTTCGAAAACTCGCTCCACGTCTTTCTCACTAACTGCCCTTACACGTTCTATAATTTCATCTACACTCTTAACTGGAATGTCATTTGCCAAATACTGGGTGTAAAGTGAGATAAGTGATGACGTGCTCTCAGTCAAAAGTTCAAGATATCCAAGTAAACGCTTTTTCCCATAGTCAAAAACCTTTTTCGTGAGTTTGAAATTCTTAAAGAGTGAGTAGAGTTCATCAACTAGTCTTAGAACATTCTCAAAAGAAGTCGCTGCATATATCAAGAAAACTCCCCATTCTTTGCCCTGCAAATGCGATACGCTGATATCATAAACAAGAGCCTTTCTTTCTCTTATTTGTTCAAACAAAACAGAACTCATACCGCTACCAAGTAATGTCTTAAGAACCATCGATGCGTAAATATTCTCCTCATCGACCAATGGTATCCCATCGTGAGCAAATAGAAGATGAACTTGCTGCGTTTCTTTGAATTTGTCACAAACAATACCTGTTTTGAGCTTTGAACTTTGCTTTGCTGTCTTGAAGCCTTCTACTAAATTCATCCCTTTAACAACTTTTAAATCCTTTTCGTCAACATGACCAGCAATGACAAGTTTCACATTGTACGGTGAATACATCTCCGCGTGAAACTGTTCCAAGTCTTCCTTTTTGATATTCTTTATCGTTTCTTCCGTTCCAATTATAGATTTAGAATGCGGACCATCGATAAGTTCTTCGAAGAATTTGTTAAACAACCTCTGTTCTGGTATTTCCAAGTCGGAGTAGTATTCCTGAAGGATTATCTTTCTTTCAAGTTCAACGTTTCTCTCTGTGAACTCCGGTTCAAAAACAATTTCCCTTAGTATATTGAATGCGGTTTTGAAAAATGAAGAAGGAACCTTTGCATAATAAACCGTATCCTCTTTGTCAGTCCAGGCATTTAACAGCCCGCCAACCTGCTCTATGGGGAATTTTATTTCTTTTAATGTCCTTTTCTTTGTCTTACGGAAGACCGTATGTTCAATAAAATGGGAAATTCCGAGTAAATGGTCCGGTTCATAGACCGGACCACTTCCAACGATAAAAGCAATTGTCGCTGACCTAACACCTGGTATTTCGTAATAGTAGATGTTTTCTCCGAGTTTAACCATATGCCTATTCTTCAACCCTCCTAAGTTGGAACCTTCCAATTTCGTCTATGCTTATAACTTCTACTTTCACCCTATCTCCAACTTTGAAAGATGTAGGCTTCACATTCCCCAATTTAGAGGCATGTGCCAAACCTATCTTACCTGGTGCGATTTCTACGAAGATGCCGTAATTCTCAACTCTTGTTATCTTACCATCGTAAATATCCCCAACCGAGATATCACGGAACATATTTTGGATGTAATCAATTGCTCCCTGCACCTTTTCTGGATCTACACCGCTGACTGTGACCTTTCCTGTTTCATCATCTATAGATATCTCAACATCGAACATCTTTATAATGGACTTAATCACTTTTCCACCAGGTCCTATAAGTTCACCACTCCTGGTTGGGTCAATGTAGAACCATTTAATCCTTGGTGCATAAGGTGAGAGTTCTTTTCGTGGTTCAGAAATCGTCTCGTATAGCTTATCAAGTATGAACATCCTTGCCTCTTTTGCCTGGTAAAGTGCTGCTCTAAGTAAGTCTTCGCTAACGCCGGAAACCTTACAATCCATTTGGAATGCCGTTATTCCATCTCTTGTTCCTGCGACCTTGAAGTCCATATCACCCCAGTGGTCCTCAAGTCCTATAATATCTGTTAATATGACCGATTTATCTCCTTCAAGAATCAAACCCATCGCAACACCTGCAACGTGCTTTTTGATAGGAACCCCGGCATCCATCAAGGCAAGCGAAGCAGAACATACTGTTGCCATCGACGAAGAGCCGTTGGATTCAAGGATTTCCGAAACAACCCTTATAACGTACGGAAATTCGTCTTCCGAAGGTATAACAGCTTTAACCGCCCTTTCTGCAAGGTGCCCGTGACCTATTTCTCTTCTGCTCAGTCTCAACGGTTTCACTTCACCTGTGGAAAACGGTGGGAAGTTATAATGCAGCATAAACCTCTTCGTGCCTTCTTCAATCAAAGTGTCAATTATTTGTTCTTCCGCTGGCGAACCGAGTGTCACAATACCAAGGCTTTGGGTCTCACCCCTTGTGAAGAGTGCGGAACCGTGTGTTCTTGGAAGTAGCCCTACCTCACAACTGATGGGTCTTATATCCTTTGGTCCTCTTCCATCAGCCCTAAGACCACGCTCGATTATTATCTTTCTCATAAGCTTTTTGGATAGCTCATCATATTTTTCCTTCAACGGCAGTTTGTATTCTTCTTGTTCTTCCTCGCTTATGTTGTTCTCCTCAAAGAATTTTTGCACGATGCTTTCATAGTATTCATCAGCCAACTCCACACGTTCTTGCTTACCACGTGCGAAAATCCTCTTTTCTAATTCGTTCATATCCACATATTCCGCAAATTTTTCAACAAGTTCAACATTGTACTTTGGCTCTGGTAAAGGCATTTTCTCCACATTGAATTCCTTGATAATTTCTTCCTGGAACGCTACAATTTCTTTGATAGCTTCATGGGCAACCATGAGAGCTTGTAGCATCTCATCTTCGGTAACTTCTTTCGCTTCACCTTCGACCATGGTAATCGCGTCTTTTGTACCCGCAACAACTATATCTATCTTACTTCTTTCAAGTTGTTCAGCTGTTGGAAAGACAATGAACTGCCCATCCACGTAACCAACCTGGACACCTGCAACAATGCCATCGAACGGTATTTTTGAAATATTCAAAGCCAACGACGCAGCAGATATACCAAGCACATCAGTTGGACAATCCGGGTCTACCGAAAGCACCGTCACAATAACTTGAACTTCATTTCTTAGCGTTTTTGGGAAGAGGGGTCTTATTGGTCTGTCTATAAGTCTTGAGGAAAGTATCCCGCTTTCCGAAGGTTTACCTTCTCGTTTGATAAAACCACCAGGAATCTTACCTGCTGCGTAGAACTTCTCCATATACTCTACTGTTAACGGGACAAAATCGATACCTTCAACTACGTTGTCCGAAACGTTTGCTGTTGCAAGGACAACACTATCACCAAATCTTGCCCAAATTGAACCTGCTGATTGCTTCGCTACCTTTCCGTGTTGAAACACCCACTCCTTTCCAAATAATACCTTTCGCCACTCTCGAACTGACATAGCTCCACCTCCGGTTTTTTCTCTATTCATATTTTCAATTTTTCTTTCAATCATATTATTTTATCACAGATTTAAAAATTTTTGAATCATAAAACACACCCAAACAAAAGAAAGAAGTCCCGTGAAACCGGAACTTCTTTCTTTGTTACTCAATTTCAAAGTTGTTTTTATTTTATCATACCTTGGAATCCCATAAAAGCAAGTGAAAGTAGAGAAGCTGTTATCATCGATATCGGAAGATTAAGGAACGGCCTTGGCACATCGTAAAGTTCTAGTCTTTCCCTGATACCTGAAAAGATAACCAGCGCCAGCAAAAATCCAAGACCTGCTCCAAGTGCGTTAAAAATAGCCTCAAAGAAAGTATATTTTGACAAGCTATTCACTATTGCGATACCCAAGATGATACAGTTTGTTGTTATCAAAGGTAGGTAAATACCCAATGCTTCGTAAAGTGAAGGGTTATTCTTTTTCAGGAACGCTTCAACGAACTGAACAAACGTTGCAATAACAAGTATGAAAACTATAGTCCTTAGAAACTCCAATTGGAGTTTTATGAGTAACAAATCGAGTCCCCAAGAAATAGCGGAAGACATAACCAATACGAATATAACTGCAAGTCCCATTCCAATGGCAGTTGAGGTTTTCTTCGAAACACCTAAGAATGGACAAATCCCTAAGAACCTAACAAACACGTAATTATTGACAAGCATTGCGGATAGCAAAATCAAGAATAATTTCATTTCGCCTCACCCACCCTTTGCTGAGTCTGTTGAACCTGTTGAGTTTGTTGTGATTGTTGTGCTTGGGCTATTTTCTTTGCCTTTTCTTGGCGATTAATTGAAATTGCGGCAAAGAGTGCTGCTAAGAGTCCGAGAGTCAGATAAGCACCTGGTGGAAGAATCATAACGAACATATTGAACGCCTTGCCCCAGACTTTGATATCAAAAATCGTCCCGTTCCCAAAAAGTTCCCTTATACTGCCAAGAAGCGTGAGGCTAAGTGTGAAACCAACCCCCATACCCAAGCCATCGAGCAAAGAATCAACAACTGAGTGTTTGGAAGCGTATGCTTCCGCCCGTCCCATAATGATACAGTTAACGACTATGAGAGGTATGAAAAGCCCCAAGGTTTTCCACAAATCATACGTGAACGCATGCATTACCAAATCCACGATGGTAACAAAAGTTGCAATTACCGTGATGAAGATTGGAATCCTTATCTTTTCTGGCACAGTTTTCCTAATGGCAGATATGACTATATTTGACATAACAAGCACCGCTGTTGCTGCTAATCCCATTCCAAAACCATTTTTTGCACTCGTTGTTGTCGCAAGTGTCGGACACATTCCAAGAACCTGAACGTATGTTGGGTTCTCCTTTATTATCCCCTTAGTGAATTCTGAAATCTTAGAGGCCATTACTTTTCACCCCCGAGATACTTTTCTTTAAGGAACTTGTACATCACATTTAAGGAACTCACAACTGCCCTTGGAGTGATGGTTGCACCAGTCATCACATCAGATACCTTTACAACCCCTTCTTGTTTTGCCTCTTCTGGATCAATCCCTTGTTTCCCTGCATCCTTATCAACCTTCAATCCATTTTTAAGTCCTGTCTCTGGTATCGGGAAGAACCTCTTCTGCACATTGGGGTCGGCTATTTTCGCACCAAGTCCCGGGGTTTCTTGCGAGTAATCAAGTACTTTAATAGCTTTTAACGACAATTCACCTGTGGTTTTATCAAGCTTGAATGCTGCCATCGTTACAACGTTTCCGCCGTAACCAACCGCGTAACCGGTTAGCAGATAATACTTTGCACTATCTGTTTCAAACTCATACACAGGAGATATCACTGTTCCTACATTGTCGGTGAACAATACATTACCCATTTCGTTCCTTTTTGAAAGCACGATTTTTTTTATCTCATCAATACTCACAATGGTATTCCCGTTCTCATCAGTTAGCAAACTCTCCATGGAAGATATAACGTTCGCAAGTTCCGCTTCGGCTATTCTATCCTTCGTAATTGTGTAAACCAGACCAAGTGCAATCCCCGCAATTAACGTGTAAACCATCAACGTGATACTCATCTTCAGCATTTCACGCCTATTCTCTTTCATGCTTTTCGCCTCCCAAAAACCCTTGGCTGTGTGTGTCTATCGATTATGGGAACAAGGGCGTTCATAAGAAGTATAGACAAGGAAACACCTTCCGGAT contains these protein-coding regions:
- a CDS encoding carbohydrate ABC transporter permease, with translation MKELKKLLIYVLLAIGSIIMIAPFAWMIVTSFKLPSEVNSWPPKWTTRSFAFSRDVKVIPSTGTVSTVKGLSLREALAFIAKKSAGLNLNVNDDPFYRGTLTIPFKGAKYSKGVSQEEFSSFLSQVSIPSDFNADTSNPEQFFENVFLFYKTGANPFFRRDVFVEGLVGSLESLSDTIDTISTFGIDRITDETEKSTFEKFLEDVVKNIEMVKAEINKYKAGTEIVLSDEEINAIRDILSRYNFVYSGTNEVSENYNTTVKNTIGKYLENIDFYVKVKAYFSEIQDEQAETDIVAVPLSKQERINLLINRVQDFKDKDLLVEIVKNTSLKDVVEEFAKRLDDEVVKKFKINTQDLASLKTLLGNLINIAGENGLDSQTLLNDSYDAFIKAIESKVGFNLSYSATRSKLDAYAEEIQNAKEVFRTIALNSLELQSLRAIYEQTVYAWRVVSAPSFVKDVLVKEGKTIEILLEDVHPVYFVDDGIKTVHVKFSTGDVFKNVFQNYVNAWNAAPFGRYYFNTVFIATVTTILEIVISAMAAYAFSWMNFPGKGLLFSIFLATMMVPGEVLLVPNFITITKFGWIDTYYALIVPWVVSVFSIFLMRQHFMSIPSELFDAAKIDGSSHWRFLWQIVVPLSKPVIITSALLKFVGSWNAFLWVLIVTNSPKYRTLTVGLQSFSSEVGTLYNLLMAAATFSILPVVIIFLFAQKYFVRGIARTGLK
- the hslU gene encoding ATP-dependent protease ATPase subunit HslU; the protein is MSNFSNQTSFDNLTPRQIVAELDKYIIGQYEAKKAVAIAIRNRIRRQKLPEEWRKEVIPKNILLIGPTGVGKTEIARRLAQLSGSPFLKVEATKFTEVGYVGKNVDSMIRDLVEIAVNMVKQEKIKEVEPKVKDLVEERILEALVPSKKQNIPFANIFGFQAAFQGQQEQPEEVDIRRKRAELREKLRNGELEDMEIEIDVEVSQPGVGFIGMPDMEDMGIDFSQILGNILPKQKKKRRMKISEARRILTPIESEKLIDMDEVIQKALTLAQERGIIFIDELDKIAATGQGHGPDVSRQGVQRDLLPIVEGTTVTTRYGPVRTDYILFIGAGAFHMSKPSDLIPELQGRFPIRVELEPLKEEDFVRILTEPENALLKQYKALLYTEGVELDFTDDAISEIAKIAYKLNEKMENIGARRLYTVVEKLLEDIMFEAPEVEKRIVIDKDYVTKKLGSIVEDENAAAYIL
- a CDS encoding M16 family metallopeptidase; the encoded protein is MKNRHMVKLGENIYYYEIPGVRSATIAFIVGSGPVYEPDHLLGISHFIEHTVFRKTKKRTLKEIKFPIEQVGGLLNAWTDKEDTVYYAKVPSSFFKTAFNILREIVFEPEFTERNVELERKIILQEYYSDLEIPEQRLFNKFFEELIDGPHSKSIIGTEETIKNIKKEDLEQFHAEMYSPYNVKLVIAGHVDEKDLKVVKGMNLVEGFKTAKQSSKLKTGIVCDKFKETQQVHLLFAHDGIPLVDEENIYASMVLKTLLGSGMSSVLFEQIRERKALVYDISVSHLQGKEWGVFLIYAATSFENVLRLVDELYSLFKNFKLTKKVFDYGKKRLLGYLELLTESTSSLISLYTQYLANDIPVKSVDEIIERVRAVSEKDVERVFEKMISGQWSLAYVTPEEELEVELQNIYV
- a CDS encoding polyribonucleotide nucleotidyltransferase, which translates into the protein MSVREWRKVLFGKEWVFQHGKVAKQSAGSIWARFGDSVVLATANVSDNVVEGIDFVPLTVEYMEKFYAAGKIPGGFIKREGKPSESGILSSRLIDRPIRPLFPKTLRNEVQVIVTVLSVDPDCPTDVLGISAASLALNISKIPFDGIVAGVQVGYVDGQFIVFPTAEQLERSKIDIVVAGTKDAITMVEGEAKEVTEDEMLQALMVAHEAIKEIVAFQEEIIKEFNVEKMPLPEPKYNVELVEKFAEYVDMNELEKRIFARGKQERVELADEYYESIVQKFFEENNISEEEQEEYKLPLKEKYDELSKKLMRKIIIERGLRADGRGPKDIRPISCEVGLLPRTHGSALFTRGETQSLGIVTLGSPAEEQIIDTLIEEGTKRFMLHYNFPPFSTGEVKPLRLSRREIGHGHLAERAVKAVIPSEDEFPYVIRVVSEILESNGSSSMATVCSASLALMDAGVPIKKHVAGVAMGLILEGDKSVILTDIIGLEDHWGDMDFKVAGTRDGITAFQMDCKVSGVSEDLLRAALYQAKEARMFILDKLYETISEPRKELSPYAPRIKWFYIDPTRSGELIGPGGKVIKSIIKMFDVEISIDDETGKVTVSGVDPEKVQGAIDYIQNMFRDISVGDIYDGKITRVENYGIFVEIAPGKIGLAHASKLGNVKPTSFKVGDRVKVEVISIDEIGRFQLRRVEE
- a CDS encoding electron transport complex protein RnfA produces the protein MKLFLILLSAMLVNNYVFVRFLGICPFLGVSKKTSTAIGMGLAVIFVLVMSSAISWGLDLLLIKLQLEFLRTIVFILVIATFVQFVEAFLKKNNPSLYEALGIYLPLITTNCIILGIAIVNSLSKYTFFEAIFNALGAGLGFLLALVIFSGIRERLELYDVPRPFLNLPISMITASLLSLAFMGFQGMIK
- the rsxE gene encoding electron transport complex subunit RsxE translates to MASKISEFTKGIIKENPTYVQVLGMCPTLATTTSAKNGFGMGLAATAVLVMSNIVISAIRKTVPEKIRIPIFITVIATFVTIVDLVMHAFTYDLWKTLGLFIPLIVVNCIIMGRAEAYASKHSVVDSLLDGLGMGVGFTLSLTLLGSIRELFGNGTIFDIKVWGKAFNMFVMILPPGAYLTLGLLAALFAAISINRQEKAKKIAQAQQSQQTQQVQQTQQRVGEAK
- a CDS encoding RnfABCDGE type electron transport complex subunit G, giving the protein MKENRREMLKMSITLMVYTLIAGIALGLVYTITKDRIAEAELANVISSMESLLTDENGNTIVSIDEIKKIVLSKRNEMGNVLFTDNVGTVISPVYEFETDSAKYYLLTGYAVGYGGNVVTMAAFKLDKTTGELSLKAIKVLDYSQETPGLGAKIADPNVQKRFFPIPETGLKNGLKVDKDAGKQGIDPEEAKQEGVVKVSDVMTGATITPRAVVSSLNVMYKFLKEKYLGGEK